A genomic stretch from Sporocytophaga myxococcoides DSM 11118 includes:
- the rplR gene encoding 50S ribosomal protein L18, translating into MATKKDLRRLRIKRSIRKKISGTGVKPRLSVFRSNTGIYAQIIDDIAGKTIISASSVELKSQKGTKSELSKSVGLKIAEKAKSNGISEVVFDRGGYLYHGRVKALAEGAREGGLKF; encoded by the coding sequence ATGGCTACTAAAAAAGATTTAAGAAGACTGAGGATAAAGAGAAGTATCAGAAAGAAAATTTCTGGTACAGGGGTTAAGCCAAGACTCTCAGTTTTTAGAAGCAATACAGGTATATACGCTCAAATTATAGATGATATAGCAGGAAAAACAATTATCAGTGCATCCTCTGTAGAGCTAAAATCCCAAAAAGGAACTAAATCAGAACTTTCAAAAAGTGTTGGTTTAAAGATTGCTGAGAAAGCAAAAAGTAATGGTATTTCAGAAGTAGTATTTGATAGAGGTGGATATCTTTATCATGGTAGAGTCAAAGCTTTAGCTGAAGGTGCTAGAGAGGGAGGCCTTAAATTTTAA
- the rpsE gene encoding 30S ribosomal protein S5, protein MSQVNIRSVKASEIDLKEKVVAIQRVAKVVKGGRRFSFSAIVVVGDGHGVVGYGLGKANEVTDAITKGIDDAKKNLIKVPVLKGTVPHPIHGKYSGGFVFLKPAAPGTGVIAGGAMRAVLESAGVKDVLAKSKGSSNPHNVVKATFDALLRMRAPHVVAQQRGVTLAKVFTGK, encoded by the coding sequence ATGTCTCAGGTAAATATTAGATCAGTAAAAGCTAGCGAAATTGACCTTAAAGAAAAGGTAGTAGCTATTCAAAGAGTTGCAAAAGTTGTAAAAGGAGGACGTAGATTTAGTTTCTCTGCAATTGTTGTAGTTGGAGATGGTCATGGTGTTGTTGGTTATGGCTTAGGTAAAGCTAACGAAGTTACAGACGCTATCACTAAAGGTATTGATGATGCCAAGAAGAACCTTATTAAGGTTCCAGTATTAAAAGGTACTGTTCCTCATCCGATACATGGAAAATATAGTGGAGGTTTTGTATTTTTAAAACCTGCTGCTCCTGGTACTGGAGTAATTGCTGGTGGTGCAATGAGAGCTGTTCTTGAAAGTGCTGGCGTTAAGGACGTATTAGCTAAATCAAAAGGATCTTCAAATCCTCACAATGTGGTAAAGGCAACTTTTGATGCTTTACTAAGAATGAGAGCTCCGCATGTCGTAGCTCAACAAAGAGGTGTTACATTGGCGAAAGTATTTACCGGTAAGTAA
- the rpsC gene encoding 30S ribosomal protein S3 codes for MGQKVNPTGFRLGIVKGWDSNWYGGKTFSDKLVEDEKIRKYVFARIPKGGIAKIIIERTLKRITLTINTARPGVVIGKGGAEVDKIKEELKKVTGKDVQINIFEIKRPELDAKLVGESIAQQLQARISYRRAMKQAIASTMRVGAQGIKIKLGGRLGGAEMARNEQYKEGRIPLHTLRADIDYAVSEALTVYGKIGIKVWIFKGEVFGKRDLSPNVGLASTSANAPAEGGAPQNRGGKKKSEGGPKRKRK; via the coding sequence ATGGGACAAAAAGTTAACCCTACTGGCTTTAGATTAGGAATCGTAAAAGGATGGGATTCTAATTGGTATGGAGGAAAAACCTTCTCTGATAAATTGGTTGAAGACGAAAAAATCAGAAAATATGTTTTTGCCAGAATTCCAAAAGGTGGTATTGCTAAAATTATCATCGAAAGAACTCTTAAAAGAATTACTCTAACAATAAATACAGCTCGTCCAGGTGTTGTCATAGGTAAAGGTGGTGCTGAAGTTGACAAAATTAAAGAAGAGTTGAAAAAAGTTACTGGTAAAGATGTTCAGATCAATATTTTTGAAATCAAAAGACCAGAACTTGATGCTAAACTTGTGGGAGAATCAATAGCTCAGCAATTGCAAGCTAGAATTTCTTATAGAAGAGCTATGAAACAAGCGATAGCTTCAACTATGAGAGTTGGTGCACAAGGTATTAAGATAAAATTAGGTGGACGTTTAGGCGGTGCCGAAATGGCCCGTAATGAACAATATAAAGAAGGTAGAATCCCTCTTCATACATTAAGAGCTGATATTGATTATGCTGTCTCTGAAGCGTTGACAGTATATGGTAAGATTGGTATTAAAGTATGGATCTTCAAAGGTGAAGTTTTTGGAAAAAGGGATTTGTCTCCTAATGTAGGTCTTGCAAGTACATCTGCAAATGCCCCTGCTGAAGGTGGAGCTCCACAAAATAGAGGTGGAAAGAAAAAGTCCGAAGGTGGACCAAAAAGAAAAAGAAAATAA
- the rpmC gene encoding 50S ribosomal protein L29 encodes MKTSDIKSLNAADLKSRISAEQEALAKLKFAHAISPIENPMKIREAKKVIARLQTALSEKVKSKS; translated from the coding sequence ATGAAAACTTCTGATATAAAATCTCTAAACGCTGCTGATTTAAAGAGTAGAATCTCTGCAGAGCAAGAGGCTCTTGCAAAATTAAAATTTGCACACGCTATTTCTCCAATTGAAAATCCTATGAAGATTAGGGAAGCAAAAAAAGTAATAGCTCGTCTTCAGACAGCTTTGAGTGAAAAGGTTAAATCCAAATCCTAA
- the rpsQ gene encoding 30S ribosomal protein S17 has translation MEQRNFRKERVGKVVSNKMTKSITVAVERKVKHAKYGKFLNKTTKFMAHDEKNECGIGDTVKIMETRPLSKLKRWRLVEIIEKAK, from the coding sequence ATGGAGCAAAGAAATTTTAGAAAAGAGAGAGTTGGTAAAGTCGTTAGTAATAAAATGACAAAATCAATTACAGTAGCTGTAGAAAGAAAAGTTAAGCATGCTAAATATGGTAAGTTTCTTAATAAGACTACCAAATTTATGGCTCATGACGAAAAAAATGAGTGCGGTATCGGTGATACCGTAAAGATCATGGAAACTCGTCCGCTGAGCAAATTGAAAAGATGGAGATTAGTTGAAATTATTGAAAAGGCGAAATAA
- the rpmD gene encoding 50S ribosomal protein L30: protein MAKIKITQVRSTIDRPIDQKLTIKALGLGKINKSVEVESTPQIQGMVKKVNHLVTVSKI from the coding sequence ATGGCTAAGATTAAAATAACTCAAGTTAGAAGTACTATAGATCGTCCAATCGATCAAAAGCTTACTATTAAAGCTTTAGGACTTGGTAAAATAAATAAGAGTGTTGAGGTGGAATCTACTCCTCAAATTCAAGGAATGGTTAAAAAAGTAAATCACTTGGTAACTGTTAGCAAAATCTAA
- the rplE gene encoding 50S ribosomal protein L5 produces MAIPRLKDKYNKEIVAQLRSKFQYKSQMQVPKLTKIVVNKGMGAAVSDKKIVDVGVEELTTITGQKALATKSKKAISNFKLRENMPIGAKVTLRGDRMYEFMDRLMSIALPRVRDFRGISDKGFDGKGNYTLGVKEQIIFPEISIDKVSKISGMDITFVTTANTDEESLELLKSFGLPFAGQKK; encoded by the coding sequence ATGGCTATTCCAAGACTAAAGGATAAATACAACAAAGAGATTGTTGCTCAATTAAGAAGCAAATTTCAGTATAAATCTCAGATGCAGGTTCCAAAATTGACAAAGATTGTTGTTAATAAAGGAATGGGAGCTGCTGTTTCAGATAAGAAAATTGTTGATGTTGGAGTTGAAGAGTTAACAACAATTACTGGTCAGAAAGCTCTAGCTACAAAATCTAAAAAAGCTATCTCTAATTTTAAACTAAGAGAAAATATGCCAATTGGAGCAAAAGTTACTCTACGTGGAGATAGAATGTATGAATTCATGGATAGACTTATGTCGATTGCTTTACCAAGGGTTCGTGACTTTAGAGGAATTAGTGATAAAGGATTTGATGGCAAAGGGAACTATACATTAGGAGTTAAAGAACAAATTATATTCCCTGAGATTAGTATTGACAAAGTAAGTAAAATTTCTGGTATGGATATTACTTTTGTTACTACAGCAAATACAGACGAAGAAAGTCTGGAGTTATTAAAATCATTCGGTCTACCTTTCGCAGGACAGAAAAAATAA
- the rplV gene encoding 50S ribosomal protein L22, with protein MEAAVKQRRSVVKKKKKEAALKASFDGSVVAKLRNVPTSPRKMRLVADLVRGIKANAALAMLKYQPQSGAKKIEKLLLSAISDWQIKYPNERLEDADLVIKDIFVDGGRILKRLRPAPQGRAHRVRKRSNHITLVLASLNGVSAPLSEVKKEETKSKSVEGGKKEAKAKSPKAKSTAKTEVKKATKKSEK; from the coding sequence ATGGAAGCAGCTGTTAAACAAAGAAGATCTGTAGTTAAAAAGAAAAAGAAAGAAGCAGCTTTAAAAGCTTCTTTTGATGGATCTGTAGTTGCGAAACTACGCAATGTTCCAACATCTCCAAGAAAGATGAGATTAGTTGCTGACTTAGTTAGGGGTATTAAAGCAAACGCAGCTTTAGCAATGCTAAAATATCAGCCTCAGTCTGGTGCTAAGAAAATAGAGAAATTATTATTATCAGCTATTTCTGACTGGCAAATCAAATATCCTAATGAAAGACTTGAAGACGCTGATCTTGTAATAAAGGATATATTTGTTGATGGTGGAAGAATACTTAAAAGATTACGTCCCGCACCACAAGGAAGAGCTCACAGAGTTAGAAAAAGATCTAACCACATAACACTAGTATTAGCTAGCCTTAATGGAGTTTCTGCTCCATTATCAGAAGTTAAAAAAGAAGAGACTAAGTCTAAATCTGTTGAAGGAGGGAAGAAAGAGGCGAAGGCAAAATCTCCGAAAGCTAAAAGTACGGCAAAAACAGAAGTTAAAAAAGCTACCAAAAAATCCGAAAAGTAA
- the rpsN gene encoding 30S ribosomal protein S14, whose translation MAKESVKARERKRIKLVAKYAKKREELKANGDFLGLDKLPRNSSKVRLHNRCKLTGRPRGYMRKFGISRVTFREMASAGKIPGVTKASW comes from the coding sequence ATGGCAAAAGAATCAGTAAAAGCTAGAGAAAGAAAGAGAATCAAACTCGTAGCTAAATACGCTAAAAAAAGAGAAGAACTTAAAGCTAACGGTGATTTTTTAGGTCTAGATAAGTTACCTAGAAATTCTTCAAAGGTAAGATTACACAATAGATGTAAATTAACTGGAAGACCAAGAGGCTATATGAGAAAGTTTGGTATCTCAAGGGTTACATTTAGGGAAATGGCTTCTGCCGGTAAAATTCCAGGAGTAACTAAAGCAAGCTGGTAA
- the rplF gene encoding 50S ribosomal protein L6: MSRIGKKPIAIPAKVEVKVGSGNLVEIKGPKGTLVQAVDLDIKVSVEGSNLNVERPTDQKRHKALHGLYRSLLSNMVLGVSEGYKIDLELVGVGYKATSTGSVLELSLGYSHNIFVALPKEVAVKTLTEKGKNPIVTLESIDKQLIGQVAAKIRSLRKVEPYKGKGIRFVNEVVRRKAGKTAAK; the protein is encoded by the coding sequence ATGTCAAGGATTGGAAAAAAACCAATTGCAATACCTGCTAAGGTTGAAGTAAAAGTTGGTTCTGGAAATTTGGTAGAAATTAAAGGTCCGAAAGGGACTTTAGTTCAAGCTGTTGACTTAGATATTAAAGTATCTGTAGAAGGATCCAATTTAAATGTTGAAAGACCTACAGATCAAAAGAGACATAAAGCTTTACATGGCTTGTATAGATCATTGCTTAGTAACATGGTACTTGGAGTAAGTGAAGGTTACAAAATTGATCTAGAATTGGTTGGGGTAGGTTATAAAGCTACGTCTACAGGTTCAGTTTTAGAATTAAGCTTAGGATATTCCCACAATATATTTGTCGCGTTACCTAAAGAAGTTGCTGTAAAAACATTAACTGAAAAAGGTAAAAATCCAATAGTAACCTTGGAATCAATTGATAAACAATTGATAGGACAAGTGGCTGCAAAAATTCGTTCACTGAGAAAAGTTGAACCATACAAAGGTAAAGGTATCAGATTTGTTAACGAAGTTGTTAGACGTAAAGCTGGTAAAACTGCTGCTAAATAA
- the rplP gene encoding 50S ribosomal protein L16: protein MLQPKRTKFRKQQKGRNRGIATRGFSIEFGSFAIKALEPGMITSRQLEAARIAMTRAMKREGQVWIRIFPDKPITKKPAEVRMGKGKGAPEYWVAVIKPGTILFESTGISKETAMESLRLAAQKLPVKTKFVVRPDYEG, encoded by the coding sequence ATGTTACAGCCAAAAAGAACAAAATTTAGGAAGCAACAAAAGGGTAGAAACAGAGGGATTGCGACAAGAGGTTTTAGTATAGAATTTGGATCTTTCGCTATCAAGGCTCTGGAGCCTGGTATGATAACCAGCCGTCAGTTAGAGGCTGCTCGTATTGCTATGACTAGAGCAATGAAAAGAGAAGGACAAGTTTGGATTAGAATTTTTCCAGATAAGCCAATAACTAAGAAGCCTGCTGAGGTTCGTATGGGTAAAGGTAAAGGAGCTCCTGAATATTGGGTGGCTGTGATTAAGCCGGGAACGATTCTTTTTGAATCAACAGGTATTTCGAAAGAAACTGCTATGGAGTCTCTAAGACTTGCTGCACAAAAATTACCAGTAAAAACTAAATTTGTTGTTCGTCCAGATTACGAAGGTTAA
- the rplX gene encoding 50S ribosomal protein L24 — protein sequence MATTNKKLHIKAGDTVKVIAGDFRGKTGTVKGVDVAGNKAIVEGLNMVTKHTKPTATNPNGGIVKKEAPIHVSNLMVVDSKGTASRIGRKLDSKGKLQRYSKKTGDIIK from the coding sequence ATGGCAACTACAAATAAAAAATTACATATAAAAGCAGGTGATACTGTAAAAGTTATTGCTGGCGATTTTCGAGGTAAAACAGGAACAGTTAAAGGAGTTGATGTTGCTGGAAATAAGGCTATCGTTGAAGGCCTTAATATGGTGACAAAGCACACAAAGCCAACTGCTACGAATCCCAATGGAGGAATTGTAAAAAAAGAGGCTCCTATTCATGTAAGTAACCTAATGGTTGTAGATTCTAAAGGAACAGCTTCAAGAATAGGCAGAAAGTTAGATTCAAAAGGTAAGCTTCAGAGATATTCAAAGAAAACTGGAGACATAATAAAGTAA
- the rpsH gene encoding 30S ribosomal protein S8: MDPIADYLTRLRNAIKANHRIVEVPASNIKKEITKVLFDKGYIQNYKFEDDDKQGKIKIALKYNPLTKQSAIVKIERISSPGLRKYSKSATLPRVLNGLGIAILSTSRGVITDKEARELNIGGEVLCYIY, translated from the coding sequence ATGGATCCTATCGCAGATTATTTAACAAGATTGAGAAACGCTATTAAGGCGAATCATAGGATAGTTGAGGTTCCTGCTTCAAATATAAAGAAAGAGATAACCAAAGTACTCTTTGACAAAGGTTATATCCAGAATTATAAATTTGAGGACGATGATAAGCAAGGAAAAATAAAAATTGCTTTAAAATATAACCCTCTAACTAAACAATCTGCAATTGTTAAAATAGAGAGAATAAGTTCTCCAGGATTAAGAAAGTATTCTAAATCAGCAACTTTGCCAAGAGTTTTAAATGGCTTAGGTATTGCAATTTTATCTACCTCTAGAGGTGTAATTACCGATAAGGAAGCTAGAGAATTAAATATTGGTGGTGAAGTACTTTGTTATATTTATTAA
- the rplN gene encoding 50S ribosomal protein L14, whose amino-acid sequence MIQQESRLNVADNSGAKEVLVIRVLGGTKKKYASIGDKVVVTVKHALSSSNLKKGTVSKAVIVRTKKEVRRVDGSYIRFSDNAVVLLNNNDEPRGTRIFGPVARELREKQFMKIVSLAPEVL is encoded by the coding sequence ATGATACAGCAGGAATCAAGATTAAATGTAGCTGATAATAGCGGAGCTAAAGAGGTTTTAGTTATTAGAGTTTTAGGTGGAACAAAGAAAAAATATGCTTCCATTGGCGATAAAGTAGTAGTAACTGTGAAGCATGCACTTTCGTCTAGCAACTTAAAAAAAGGAACAGTTTCTAAAGCTGTTATAGTTAGAACAAAGAAAGAAGTGAGAAGAGTGGATGGTTCTTACATAAGATTCTCAGATAATGCAGTTGTTTTATTAAACAACAATGACGAGCCTAGAGGAACTCGTATCTTCGGGCCTGTCGCAAGAGAACTTAGAGAGAAACAGTTTATGAAGATTGTATCACTTGCTCCTGAAGTATTATAA